One Sphingomonas sp. FARSPH DNA segment encodes these proteins:
- the fdxA gene encoding ferredoxin FdxA, with protein MTYVVTDACIRCKYMDCVEVCPVDCFYEGENMLVINPSECIDCGVCEPECPAEAILPDTESGLEQWLELNTTFSAQWPNVTRKLDQTPPDADAMKGVEGKYDKFFSPEPGKGD; from the coding sequence ATGACCTACGTCGTCACCGATGCCTGCATCCGCTGCAAGTATATGGATTGCGTCGAGGTCTGTCCGGTCGACTGTTTCTACGAGGGCGAGAACATGCTCGTCATCAACCCGTCCGAATGCATCGACTGCGGTGTGTGCGAGCCGGAATGCCCGGCCGAAGCGATCCTGCCCGACACCGAAAGCGGGCTGGAACAATGGCTAGAGCTCAACACCACCTTCTCCGCGCAATGGCCGAACGTCACGCGCAAGCTCGACCAGACGCCGCCCGACGCGGATGCGATGAAGGGCGTCGAGGGCAAGTACGACAAATTCTTCTCGCCCGAGCCCGGCAAGGGCGACTGA
- a CDS encoding head GIN domain-containing protein yields MRAVTLLLAVALPLAGAAAAERDRGPGLAGQRQGAGLVYPEARGFDGVTLGGASRVEVRSGPAWSVTVEGPAAALANFRVAVRDHNLELGRRYEGRDDSALQKQIVVRVTTPRLASVALGGSGSMRVDRVGGDKASVSVGGSGSVAIGRVEAKTAEFNVGGSGSLTAAGEVGTLEANLGGSGSIDAAGLRATRAEVSVGGSGSVRAHVAGPANVSMAGSGNVDLGPQARCQVSKIGSGTVRCAR; encoded by the coding sequence ATGCGTGCCGTGACCCTGCTTCTTGCCGTCGCCCTGCCGCTTGCCGGCGCTGCCGCCGCGGAGCGCGATCGCGGGCCCGGCCTGGCCGGGCAGCGCCAGGGGGCCGGGCTGGTCTATCCCGAGGCGCGCGGCTTCGACGGCGTCACGCTGGGCGGCGCGTCGCGCGTCGAGGTGCGCAGCGGCCCGGCCTGGTCGGTGACGGTGGAAGGCCCGGCCGCGGCGCTCGCCAATTTCCGCGTCGCGGTGCGCGACCACAATCTGGAACTCGGCCGCCGCTACGAAGGGCGCGACGATAGCGCGCTGCAGAAGCAGATCGTCGTGCGCGTGACGACGCCGCGCCTTGCCAGCGTCGCGCTGGGCGGATCGGGCAGCATGCGCGTCGACCGCGTCGGCGGCGACAAGGCGTCGGTGAGCGTTGGCGGATCGGGCAGCGTCGCGATCGGCCGGGTCGAGGCGAAGACGGCGGAGTTCAACGTCGGCGGATCGGGATCGCTCACCGCGGCGGGCGAGGTCGGCACGCTGGAGGCCAATCTGGGCGGTTCCGGCAGCATCGATGCGGCAGGGCTGCGCGCGACACGCGCCGAGGTCAGCGTCGGCGGATCGGGCAGCGTACGCGCACACGTCGCCGGTCCGGCCAACGTGTCGATGGCCGGCAGCGGCAACGTCGATCTGGGCCCGCAGGCGCGGTGCCAGGTCAGCAAGATCGGCAGCGGCACGGTGCGCTGCGCGCGCTAG
- a CDS encoding RNA-binding S4 domain-containing protein, translating to MAERGDASVAMRLDRFLWFVRLAKTRERAQDMACDGHLRIDGRAIDRAHAPVRVGNILTFALNGEVRVLRVEALPARRGPAPEARACYQDLVTGDAANVSQASAID from the coding sequence ATGGCTGAACGGGGCGACGCCAGCGTGGCGATGCGGCTCGACCGGTTCCTGTGGTTCGTCCGCCTGGCGAAGACGCGCGAGCGCGCGCAGGACATGGCGTGCGACGGCCATCTGCGGATCGACGGGCGCGCAATCGACCGGGCGCATGCGCCGGTGCGCGTCGGCAACATCCTGACCTTCGCGCTCAACGGCGAGGTGCGCGTGCTGCGCGTGGAGGCGCTGCCCGCGCGGCGTGGGCCAGCCCCCGAAGCGCGCGCGTGCTACCAGGATCTGGTGACGGGCGATGCTGCTAACGTCTCGCAAGCGAGCGCGATCGATTGA
- a CDS encoding CarD family transcriptional regulator, with product MAAKALSFDVGDYVVYPKHGVGRVIELQKQEIAGTSLELYVLRFEKERMTLRVPTNKAESVGMRKLSSDKTMREAMETLKGKPKVKRTMWSRRAQEYEAKINSGDLASIAEVVRDLFRADDQPEQSYSERQIFEAACSRLARELAAMEQIDEPKAQEKILEILRAAAAIYNKEKVPA from the coding sequence ATGGCTGCCAAGGCATTGTCCTTCGATGTCGGTGATTACGTTGTTTACCCGAAGCATGGCGTCGGCCGTGTGATCGAACTGCAGAAGCAGGAGATCGCCGGGACCAGTCTGGAGCTCTACGTGCTCCGCTTCGAAAAGGAGCGCATGACGCTGCGCGTTCCGACCAACAAGGCCGAATCGGTCGGCATGCGCAAACTGTCGTCGGACAAGACGATGCGCGAGGCGATGGAAACGCTGAAGGGCAAGCCCAAGGTCAAGCGCACCATGTGGTCGCGCCGCGCGCAGGAATATGAAGCGAAGATCAACTCGGGCGACCTCGCGTCGATCGCCGAGGTGGTGCGCGACCTGTTCCGCGCGGACGACCAGCCCGAGCAGAGCTATTCCGAGCGCCAGATTTTCGAGGCGGCGTGCAGCCGCCTGGCGCGCGAACTGGCCGCGATGGAGCAGATCGACGAGCCCAAGGCACAGGAGAAGATCCTGGAAATCCTGCGCGCCGCCGCCGCGATCTACAACAAGGAGAAGGTGCCGGCCTGA